A genomic segment from Geitlerinema sp. PCC 7407 encodes:
- a CDS encoding Mu transposase C-terminal domain-containing protein — translation MELKMRFFDDDRFNLKNVDWKLLSKLPGYLSKKRQNQSESSPQNLRTFTPEELNQQLQRFITDYWEKESSLKTTEQGQSQRWEPSSRKQSIGLNETSDLYRLPVRTRTLFKHRLLVLNHQHYRGEDKLENYIGNLVNVRFDPNDSSVVYVFIQEGDREIFVGNAFLV, via the coding sequence ATGGAGCTAAAAATGAGATTTTTTGATGATGACAGGTTTAATCTTAAGAATGTTGATTGGAAATTGCTTTCAAAACTACCTGGATATTTAAGCAAAAAACGCCAGAACCAATCTGAATCATCCCCTCAAAATTTAAGAACCTTCACTCCAGAGGAATTGAACCAACAGCTTCAGCGTTTTATCACAGATTACTGGGAAAAGGAATCAAGTCTGAAGACGACTGAGCAAGGGCAATCTCAACGATGGGAGCCAAGTTCTCGGAAGCAATCTATAGGGCTGAACGAAACCTCTGATTTGTATCGACTACCAGTTCGTACTCGTACGCTCTTTAAACATCGACTGCTGGTACTCAACCATCAACATTATAGGGGAGAGGACAAGCTAGAAAACTACATCGGAAACCTGGTTAATGTTCGGTTTGATCCCAACGATTCTTCTGTTGTCTATGTGTTTATTCAGGAGGGCGATCGCGAGATTTTTGTAGGGAACGCATTTCTCGTCTAA
- a CDS encoding Mu transposase C-terminal domain-containing protein — translation MQRRKSVLIRLERNIVANNTSLEADSDVTQNSSELNQDELLEKDLDDSDEADNATKATYSSKKKKEPKEKDMKLRLKLIRAICAARDEDTRKQRKKEAAKQLGLSDRSIQREINKYLEKNSEAFASNSRADKGTPRIDKLYPIPEKFRLEEKYQDFKWSSYIIDTYINRNKGSQRMNQYQVFVRVQKLARLEFGLQDGQYPSKMAVYRILEPLINQENKTVRHAGQSPHQHHVKTRCGQSIPVRWSQDVWQVDSTRADVLLVDKDGVEIGCPVLTIILDTYSGCVVGFHLGFLGPGSKEVALALRHAILPKNYGPDYNLENEWGIQGKPCVLFTDGGSEHDCEHISQVSEKLGFVHYLRLRPSDGGGIERIFKTLNTEFFSQIPGYKGSNVKDRPKDAEKEACLTLTDLEMLLVKYLVDNYNRRQHPKVKTQTRYQRWQATQEDILEFVDERELDICLMKEAHRRVQKYGDVYFKNLIYRGDCLSSYAGEYVTLRYDPRDVTTMFAYSYESEDRLGKFIARIHPRDLECERLSLDELEVINAGLREDGKAVTNQTVLSVLREIDYRDSRVAEIQKLSRKQRRRSEHDDFHEVPADSILQDEELPTSEVSLPSDDGSETSDPSTSGDSSGSEASSSEGMEEESSELNTRSSGSAEDKETVVSEGDIEIPEVEVYDWDEMIQDF, via the coding sequence TTGCAACGTAGAAAAAGTGTATTAATCAGACTTGAGAGAAATATTGTGGCTAATAATACATCGTTGGAAGCAGATTCAGATGTAACGCAAAATTCTTCAGAACTGAACCAGGATGAACTGCTTGAAAAGGACCTGGATGATTCTGACGAAGCAGACAATGCCACTAAAGCCACTTATTCCTCCAAGAAAAAGAAGGAACCCAAAGAAAAAGATATGAAGCTCAGGCTCAAATTGATCCGAGCTATATGCGCTGCTAGGGATGAGGATACCCGTAAACAAAGGAAAAAAGAAGCTGCTAAGCAGCTTGGTTTAAGTGACCGATCGATTCAAAGGGAAATCAACAAATATTTAGAGAAAAACTCAGAAGCCTTCGCCTCTAACTCAAGAGCTGATAAGGGTACTCCTCGAATCGATAAACTATACCCAATTCCTGAAAAGTTTCGTTTGGAGGAAAAATATCAGGACTTTAAATGGTCGAGTTACATCATCGACACTTACATCAATCGAAACAAAGGCTCGCAGAGAATGAATCAATACCAAGTCTTTGTAAGGGTGCAGAAATTAGCCAGATTAGAATTTGGTCTTCAAGATGGGCAATACCCAAGCAAGATGGCTGTCTACCGCATCTTAGAGCCTTTGATTAATCAGGAGAATAAAACGGTAAGACATGCAGGACAGTCTCCACATCAACATCATGTCAAAACTCGTTGTGGACAAAGTATTCCTGTGAGATGGAGCCAAGATGTTTGGCAAGTTGATAGCACGAGAGCAGATGTTTTATTAGTAGATAAGGATGGTGTTGAAATAGGGTGTCCCGTGTTGACAATCATCTTGGATACCTACTCTGGATGTGTGGTTGGGTTCCATCTTGGATTCTTGGGTCCTGGGTCTAAAGAAGTCGCTCTTGCACTACGCCACGCAATTCTGCCTAAGAACTATGGCCCAGATTACAACCTCGAAAATGAATGGGGGATACAGGGAAAACCTTGTGTTCTTTTTACGGATGGAGGTTCAGAGCACGACTGTGAACATATTTCACAGGTTTCAGAGAAACTGGGTTTTGTTCATTACCTTCGTCTCCGCCCCTCAGATGGAGGCGGAATTGAACGGATCTTTAAAACTCTAAACACTGAGTTTTTCTCTCAAATACCAGGGTATAAAGGCTCCAATGTTAAAGACCGCCCTAAAGATGCGGAAAAGGAGGCTTGCCTAACCCTTACCGACCTTGAAATGCTTCTAGTTAAGTATCTCGTTGATAATTACAACCGGAGGCAACATCCAAAGGTAAAAACTCAAACACGCTATCAACGTTGGCAAGCCACACAAGAAGACATTCTAGAATTTGTCGATGAGAGAGAACTAGATATTTGCTTAATGAAAGAAGCTCATCGTAGGGTTCAGAAATATGGAGATGTTTACTTCAAGAACCTTATATACCGTGGTGATTGCTTAAGTTCCTATGCTGGTGAATACGTGACTCTCCGTTATGATCCCAGAGATGTTACTACAATGTTTGCTTACAGCTATGAGTCAGAGGACAGGTTAGGTAAATTTATAGCTCGCATACATCCTCGTGATTTAGAGTGTGAGCGTCTTTCGTTAGATGAACTTGAAGTAATTAACGCAGGGTTGAGGGAGGACGGAAAAGCTGTTACGAATCAAACTGTCTTGTCTGTTTTAAGAGAAATTGACTATCGTGATTCTCGTGTTGCAGAAATCCAAAAATTAAGCAGGAAGCAGCGTAGGAGATCTGAACATGATGATTTCCATGAAGTACCAGCAGACAGTATTCTTCAAGATGAAGAACTACCAACTTCAGAAGTTTCACTACCTAGTGATGATGGTAGTGAAACTTCTGACCCTAGTACCTCTGGAGATAGTTCGGGTTCAGAAGCAAGTAGCTCAGAAGGAATGGAGGAGGAAAGTTCAGAGTTGAATACTAGGAGTTCTGGTAGTGCAGAAGATAAGGAGACAGTAGTATCTGAGGGTGATATTGAAATACCTGAGGTAGAAGTTTATGATTGGGATGAGATGATACAGGATTTCTAG
- a CDS encoding 7-carboxy-7-deazaguanine synthase QueE codes for MTSLIPTTSTAKTASAVLPVVETFHSVQGEGAWTGTNAFFIRLAGCDVGCPWCDTKHSWNAHRHPQRHTTDLIAEAKAANPAIVVITGGEPLLHDLSCLSSGLRNAGLRVHLETSGAHPFSGSFDWVTFSPKPSKPPHASIYSQVSELKVVVANRSDLIWAEEHGARIPTHAVKLLQPEWGTPDSYSLIFEYVLSHSEWRISLQTHKFTNIR; via the coding sequence GTGACAAGCCTGATCCCCACGACCTCAACCGCTAAAACAGCCTCGGCAGTCTTGCCAGTGGTGGAAACCTTCCACTCCGTTCAAGGTGAGGGAGCGTGGACAGGTACAAATGCTTTCTTTATTCGCTTGGCAGGCTGCGACGTGGGTTGCCCCTGGTGTGATACCAAACATTCGTGGAATGCCCATCGCCATCCCCAACGCCATACGACTGACCTGATTGCAGAAGCTAAAGCAGCAAATCCGGCGATCGTTGTGATCACAGGTGGCGAACCCTTGTTGCATGACCTCTCCTGCCTCAGTTCTGGTTTGAGAAACGCAGGGTTGCGAGTGCATCTGGAAACTTCCGGCGCACACCCCTTTAGTGGCAGTTTTGACTGGGTCACATTCTCTCCTAAGCCCTCTAAACCTCCTCATGCAAGTATTTATTCTCAGGTCAGTGAATTGAAGGTTGTCGTTGCCAACCGCTCTGATTTGATATGGGCGGAGGAGCACGGTGCCAGAATTCCAACTCATGCGGTTAAGTTGCTCCAACCGGAATGGGGCACGCCTGATAGCTACTCGCTAATCTTCGAGTACGTTCTCAGCCATTCCGAATGGCGGATTAGCTTACAAACTCATAAGTTCACCAACATTCGATAG
- a CDS encoding tyrosine-type recombinase/integrase: MAEAEPKFYFYDKTALEASPVPATPVDLRWQRVEEFLQSREFAPNTRKAYERELRRFANWTEKPWHAITAQDVDRFKAFLKEGRSQDTTTDNPGAGKPLKAASSKRALAALQSFFKWLSSWDYISKNPTLVIEKPKLEPLFSKELKASEVRALQEALENRGETEARDTALLAVLEHGLRASEIAALNIEDYDGVRLLIRRAKADSVGAVPLLQPARRSLDAYLGWRLRQGLPVTPNSPLFLSTSNNSKGQRLSYWGIYKIMKDLAQTAGVEDFHPHRLRHTFGTKLVLKKMDSTLARQLMRHKSEASFERYTRRALEIEAENQFYEVFGEEHPDGAIHHGLNE; the protein is encoded by the coding sequence ATGGCTGAAGCTGAGCCAAAATTCTACTTCTACGACAAAACGGCTCTCGAAGCTTCTCCTGTCCCCGCTACTCCTGTTGATCTCCGATGGCAGCGTGTAGAGGAGTTTTTGCAGAGCCGAGAGTTTGCGCCAAACACTCGGAAGGCTTACGAGCGGGAGTTGCGGCGGTTCGCTAATTGGACAGAGAAACCTTGGCACGCGATTACTGCTCAAGATGTCGATCGCTTTAAGGCATTTCTCAAAGAGGGGCGATCGCAAGACACAACGACTGACAATCCAGGAGCAGGGAAGCCTTTAAAGGCGGCTTCAAGTAAACGTGCTCTGGCGGCACTGCAAAGTTTTTTCAAATGGTTGAGCAGTTGGGATTACATCAGTAAGAATCCGACCCTTGTAATTGAGAAGCCCAAACTGGAGCCGTTGTTCTCTAAAGAACTGAAAGCTTCTGAAGTCCGAGCTTTACAGGAAGCTCTGGAAAACCGGGGAGAGACAGAAGCGAGAGACACAGCACTCTTGGCGGTGCTGGAACACGGACTCAGGGCTTCTGAGATTGCGGCACTTAACATTGAAGATTATGACGGAGTGAGACTGCTTATTCGACGCGCAAAAGCAGACAGTGTGGGCGCTGTTCCTCTGCTTCAGCCTGCTCGAAGATCCCTGGATGCTTATTTAGGATGGCGTTTACGGCAGGGATTACCAGTTACTCCCAATTCTCCGCTATTTCTCTCAACTTCTAATAACAGCAAAGGGCAGCGACTGAGCTATTGGGGAATTTACAAAATCATGAAGGATCTGGCACAGACAGCAGGGGTTGAGGACTTTCATCCTCATCGTTTACGGCATACGTTTGGAACAAAGTTAGTGCTGAAAAAGATGGACAGCACATTGGCACGACAATTAATGCGGCACAAATCTGAGGCAAGCTTTGAGCGATACACTCGACGGGCACTAGAGATTGAGGCAGAGAACCAGTTTTACGAGGTCTTTGGTGAAGAACATCCTGACGGGGCGATCCATCATGGATTAAACGAGTAG
- a CDS encoding TniB family NTP-binding protein encodes MTTKNAEVPATDAETDAETDAGMTATNAVKVAEKLGSVKQLSPEKQAEIKRLRKKFYVPLTSVTNLHDWLDTRRLAGESGIVEGNSGVGKTMGCMAYKLRVPVQPQSGKQRHMPVVYWEVTPNCGPKQCHKGLLQVMGNRALQGSTDDLRERLLETLELRRTETLILDEANRFKYETLAELSYIYNTEDLELSIILVGTNRLTTLISRDEQVDGRFEFRYHFDKMSATEFAKTVAIWEKQVLKLPEPSGLTSKELIKLLIQSTNYSLRALDAILRSAAIEAVIQGSPKITKDILKLAIANHKQAGKKRK; translated from the coding sequence ATGACAACCAAAAACGCTGAAGTACCAGCTACAGATGCGGAAACAGATGCAGAAACAGATGCAGGAATGACAGCTACAAACGCTGTGAAAGTCGCAGAAAAATTAGGATCAGTCAAGCAACTGTCGCCAGAGAAACAGGCTGAAATCAAGCGGTTGCGTAAGAAATTTTATGTGCCACTTACCTCCGTCACCAATCTCCATGATTGGCTAGATACTCGACGTTTGGCGGGGGAATCTGGAATTGTCGAAGGTAATTCTGGAGTTGGCAAAACAATGGGTTGCATGGCATATAAGCTTCGTGTTCCAGTACAACCTCAATCCGGTAAACAACGACACATGCCCGTTGTCTATTGGGAAGTAACTCCTAATTGTGGTCCAAAGCAATGTCATAAAGGATTGCTGCAGGTTATGGGCAATCGCGCATTGCAAGGTTCAACAGACGACTTACGAGAACGATTGCTCGAAACACTTGAATTACGCCGCACCGAAACACTGATTTTAGATGAGGCAAATCGCTTTAAGTATGAAACTTTAGCTGAACTTAGCTACATCTACAACACCGAGGATCTCGAACTGTCCATTATTCTCGTAGGTACTAATAGATTGACTACCCTCATCTCTAGAGATGAACAAGTGGATGGCAGATTTGAATTTCGCTACCATTTTGACAAAATGAGCGCTACAGAGTTTGCAAAAACGGTAGCAATTTGGGAAAAACAGGTATTGAAACTTCCAGAACCATCAGGATTGACATCAAAAGAATTGATTAAACTTCTGATTCAGTCTACCAACTATAGTCTGCGCGCACTTGATGCCATTCTGAGGAGTGCTGCGATTGAGGCTGTAATTCAAGGTTCACCCAAAATTACTAAGGACATACTTAAGCTGGCAATAGCAAATCATAAACAAGCAGGTAAGAAAAGAAAATAG
- the queC gene encoding 7-cyano-7-deazaguanine synthase QueC, whose translation MNAPKAIVLLSGGLDSSTSAAQAIADGYELIALSLHYGQRHDRELIAAKRVAEHLGIKEHFVVDVNLAQWGGSALTDQAVDVPTDGVKPGVIPITYVPGRNTVFLAIALSLAEAKGAEAIYLGINAVDYSGYPDCRPEYLEAVQHLATLSSKTGLEGHAPKLVAPLVMDSKVDIVHRALQLGVPIHLTWSCYQGEDEPCGLCDSCRIRDRALIDAGRPDLATLVGRELYEQENRCATPVS comes from the coding sequence ATGAATGCTCCCAAAGCTATTGTTTTATTGTCTGGTGGTCTGGATTCATCGACCTCTGCTGCTCAGGCGATCGCTGATGGTTACGAGTTGATTGCTCTATCGCTCCATTACGGACAAAGGCACGATCGCGAACTCATTGCTGCTAAGCGGGTCGCTGAACATTTGGGGATCAAGGAACACTTTGTGGTGGATGTGAATTTGGCGCAGTGGGGCGGTTCTGCCTTGACTGACCAGGCTGTGGATGTGCCGACTGACGGTGTGAAGCCTGGTGTGATTCCCATTACTTATGTGCCGGGGCGGAATACGGTCTTTTTGGCGATCGCTCTATCCCTGGCTGAAGCCAAAGGAGCCGAAGCAATTTATTTGGGAATCAATGCCGTAGACTATTCTGGCTATCCTGATTGCCGACCGGAGTACCTAGAAGCTGTCCAGCATCTTGCAACCCTCTCCTCCAAGACTGGATTAGAAGGGCATGCCCCTAAGCTTGTGGCTCCACTGGTTATGGATTCCAAAGTAGATATCGTGCATCGTGCGTTACAACTAGGTGTTCCGATTCACCTCACCTGGTCTTGCTATCAAGGCGAGGATGAACCCTGTGGGTTGTGCGACTCTTGCCGGATTCGCGATCGTGCCCTGATTGACGCAGGTAGACCCGATCTGGCAACGTTAGTAGGGCGAGAATTGTACGAACAGGAGAACCGATGCGCTACCCCCGTGTCTTAA
- a CDS encoding Mu transposase C-terminal domain-containing protein, which translates to MTNETNVCVTHSNQLWVINRSKLSVPVKVANDQVCNPFLDVVGDLYSGCIAGYQLNVSSDASILTVLRHAMLPKKPQVQYETCCDWEIHGIPEGIVIDMASDLDPSALDQITHHLGCQFHQRVSPPEGGSVERFFLTANHDCFALLPGFNEIPQQPPANREVYLELQQLEQIVGHYIVDNYNQRPYPKAPNQTRSQRWKEGLINQPAGPSEQTLDDLFIPPSQRRVQKFGQLTFRNLVYRSEQLLTRVGELVVVRHNPTDMSTISVYQQNNGQEVFLGHAFAVPMS; encoded by the coding sequence ATGACCAATGAAACCAATGTGTGTGTTACCCATAGCAATCAATTGTGGGTAATCAATCGTTCGAAACTAAGTGTTCCTGTCAAGGTTGCTAACGACCAAGTCTGTAATCCCTTTCTCGATGTAGTTGGTGACTTGTACTCAGGGTGCATTGCGGGCTATCAACTCAATGTAAGCTCTGATGCTTCAATTCTCACAGTGTTGCGCCATGCGATGCTACCAAAGAAACCTCAGGTGCAGTATGAAACTTGTTGTGATTGGGAGATTCATGGTATTCCTGAAGGCATCGTTATTGATATGGCGAGTGATCTTGATCCCTCTGCTCTTGATCAAATCACTCATCATTTAGGATGCCAGTTCCACCAGCGTGTATCTCCTCCTGAGGGCGGCTCAGTAGAGCGTTTCTTTCTGACAGCCAATCACGACTGCTTTGCATTGTTACCTGGATTCAATGAGATTCCTCAACAACCTCCAGCTAACCGCGAAGTGTATTTGGAGTTGCAACAACTGGAGCAGATTGTAGGGCATTACATCGTAGATAACTACAATCAACGACCTTACCCGAAGGCACCAAATCAAACTCGATCGCAGCGTTGGAAGGAGGGCTTAATCAATCAACCCGCTGGTCCTTCTGAACAAACTTTAGATGATTTGTTTATTCCTCCGTCTCAACGTCGTGTCCAAAAGTTTGGGCAACTGACCTTCCGCAATCTTGTGTATCGTAGTGAGCAACTACTAACTCGTGTAGGGGAGCTTGTTGTTGTCCGCCACAATCCTACTGACATGTCAACTATTAGTGTCTATCAGCAGAACAATGGTCAAGAGGTATTTCTAGGACACGCCTTCGCAGTTCCAATGTCTTAA
- a CDS encoding 6-carboxytetrahydropterin synthase has product MPKWKLTTEFTFDAAHYIRDYDGPCGRMHGHTYRVRIEATSSQLHTSEYCPHPVMVADFRTLRWAKQDLLKGGLDHSVLNEVLPEGYETTAEMIAQYIHEKTKKQLPSDVKLKVAVSETPNSWAEYEDD; this is encoded by the coding sequence ATGCCCAAGTGGAAACTGACGACTGAATTTACCTTCGATGCTGCCCACTACATTCGAGACTATGACGGTCCTTGTGGGCGGATGCACGGGCATACCTACCGGGTACGCATTGAAGCAACTTCTAGCCAGCTTCATACCTCCGAATACTGTCCTCATCCCGTTATGGTAGCGGACTTCCGCACGCTTCGCTGGGCAAAGCAAGACTTGCTCAAAGGGGGGCTTGACCACTCTGTTTTGAACGAAGTCCTCCCTGAAGGCTATGAAACGACTGCTGAGATGATTGCTCAATACATCCATGAAAAGACGAAAAAGCAATTGCCCTCAGATGTAAAGCTCAAGGTCGCCGTGTCTGAAACCCCCAATTCCTGGGCTGAGTACGAAGACGACTAG
- the dpdA gene encoding tRNA-guanine transglycosylase DpdA — protein MRYPRVLIITSCTGEKRFKPENQLTQEDFTHAARLRKREKQLSEFMAPAGEMYTGMQHTQLMEGVRTLRKTLEKPEIDVFIISAGYGLIPEDRVIAPYEVTFNTMKGHEIDDWAKRLKIHQSLEKIISDYDLIFVLLGEKYLRAISLPLTLYEEQTWIFLAPGSCSNLIKTSDPQAFVLPLTNAEAKKYGFGSVGLKGFLFKQFALVAAEQPDLFEQIHQDPCRFQEIIDRTTQLELDLGLPQLVISSKPKQVTTKKNKGEFIPIPDLPSAPNVHLGMQYFIPEWDDRVDPEYNFLTDSFGSNRHDSYADDVYAHEIFFPSPNYDGVLVSKAVIDESQTKRNRVEELGVHKFVRFPGKIMGDCGAFSYIKEDLPPYNTDEILDYYERLGFDFGVSIDHLIVGPFAVPGIRDLRYKLTLENAAEFLGKHQERGYQFTPIGVAQGWDPESYAAAVQELIQMGYDYIALGGLARAQNSEILPILEAIHPRLQSHVRMHLFGVARIDTIPAFRHLGVTSCDSASPLRQAWLGVTANYHTMTGKRYAAIRVPPVANNGLRVKKLVAAGVADLPTLHKLEQDALKALREFDRNKLGVEATLEAVLAYDELVELPRDGKVDLDAQAKRRATHETLYREVLEEKPWKVCDCAICQDVGIEVVIFRNNNRNRRRGFHNTYVFYKRFQSLLKHLTTPTAQAEDELAEREFSGNLKQLLAQP, from the coding sequence ATGCGCTACCCCCGTGTCTTAATCATTACATCGTGTACCGGGGAAAAGCGATTTAAGCCAGAGAATCAACTCACTCAGGAAGATTTTACGCACGCTGCTCGACTCCGCAAAAGAGAAAAGCAGCTTTCTGAGTTTATGGCTCCGGCAGGAGAAATGTATACGGGGATGCAGCATACCCAATTGATGGAGGGTGTGCGAACTCTACGGAAGACTTTAGAGAAGCCTGAAATTGATGTATTTATCATCTCAGCAGGTTATGGATTGATTCCTGAAGATCGTGTAATTGCACCCTACGAAGTCACTTTCAACACAATGAAAGGGCATGAGATAGATGACTGGGCAAAACGATTAAAGATACATCAATCACTTGAAAAAATAATTTCTGACTATGATTTGATTTTTGTTCTACTAGGTGAAAAGTATTTAAGAGCAATCTCATTACCGCTCACCCTTTACGAGGAGCAAACTTGGATTTTCTTAGCTCCAGGGAGTTGCTCTAACTTAATTAAGACATCAGATCCTCAAGCATTTGTCTTGCCTCTCACGAACGCTGAGGCAAAGAAGTACGGTTTTGGTTCAGTAGGGTTAAAGGGTTTTTTATTCAAACAATTTGCTTTAGTTGCGGCAGAGCAACCTGATCTATTTGAACAAATTCACCAAGATCCCTGTCGTTTTCAGGAAATTATTGATAGAACGACTCAACTTGAACTTGATTTAGGTCTACCTCAATTAGTAATAAGCAGCAAGCCTAAGCAAGTCACCACGAAAAAAAACAAAGGTGAATTCATTCCCATCCCCGATTTACCGTCTGCCCCGAATGTTCACTTGGGTATGCAGTACTTTATTCCTGAATGGGATGATCGGGTTGATCCTGAGTACAATTTCTTAACAGATTCCTTTGGATCTAATCGGCATGACTCCTATGCTGATGACGTTTACGCCCATGAAATCTTCTTTCCATCCCCTAACTATGATGGGGTTTTAGTCTCTAAAGCTGTCATAGATGAAAGTCAAACGAAGAGAAATAGAGTCGAAGAACTAGGGGTTCATAAATTTGTTCGTTTCCCTGGAAAGATCATGGGGGATTGCGGTGCATTTAGCTATATCAAAGAGGATCTTCCTCCTTACAATACAGATGAAATTTTAGATTACTATGAACGCCTTGGTTTTGATTTTGGGGTCAGTATTGATCACCTTATTGTTGGTCCATTTGCGGTTCCAGGCATTCGAGATCTTCGATACAAACTAACACTTGAAAATGCAGCAGAGTTTCTAGGAAAACACCAGGAACGAGGCTATCAATTTACTCCAATCGGCGTGGCACAGGGTTGGGATCCTGAATCTTATGCAGCAGCGGTACAAGAATTGATTCAAATGGGATATGACTATATTGCTCTAGGAGGATTGGCGCGTGCCCAAAACTCCGAAATTCTGCCCATTCTTGAAGCAATACACCCACGCCTTCAATCCCATGTGCGAATGCACCTATTTGGTGTTGCTCGAATCGATACAATCCCTGCCTTTCGGCACTTGGGAGTGACGAGCTGTGATTCGGCAAGCCCGTTACGGCAGGCTTGGTTAGGGGTAACAGCAAATTATCATACGATGACGGGGAAACGCTACGCAGCGATCCGAGTGCCGCCTGTTGCAAATAATGGTTTGCGGGTTAAAAAGCTAGTAGCTGCTGGAGTCGCTGATTTGCCAACGCTTCACAAGCTAGAGCAAGATGCTCTCAAAGCATTGCGCGAGTTCGACAGGAATAAACTTGGAGTCGAGGCAACTCTTGAAGCTGTGCTAGCCTACGATGAACTGGTTGAACTGCCACGAGATGGCAAAGTTGATCTAGATGCTCAGGCGAAGCGACGAGCTACACATGAGACTCTATACCGGGAAGTTTTAGAGGAAAAGCCCTGGAAAGTTTGCGATTGCGCGATTTGCCAGGATGTTGGAATTGAAGTAGTAATTTTTAGAAATAATAATCGCAATCGCAGGCGTGGGTTTCATAATACCTATGTCTTTTACAAACGGTTTCAATCGTTGCTAAAGCATCTCACCACTCCTACTGCTCAAGCAGAAGATGAATTGGCGGAAAGAGAATTTTCTGGCAATTTGAAACAACTCCTAGCCCAACCCTAA
- a CDS encoding TniQ family protein, whose protein sequence is MPKPKLEQPQLQLEYVEPLEGESLPSYFHRFRYGKGNRLSTPSWLTQEAGIGPVLARWERFQYNPYPNRKELKAVGSLIGISPKRLAEMLPPESEEVVQNTIRFCAACYLKHPCHQMKWQLRSTEGCDQHQLRLLSKCPGTGCRKKFSIQSILTNDFCEKCGMPYKRMVKYQKAY, encoded by the coding sequence ATGCCTAAACCCAAATTAGAACAACCTCAACTTCAACTAGAATACGTTGAACCTTTAGAGGGTGAGAGTTTGCCCAGTTACTTTCATCGATTTCGATATGGGAAAGGAAACAGGCTCTCGACACCAAGTTGGCTAACTCAGGAGGCAGGTATTGGACCAGTACTTGCAAGATGGGAAAGGTTCCAATACAACCCTTACCCAAATCGAAAAGAACTGAAAGCTGTAGGTTCTTTAATTGGAATCAGTCCCAAGAGGTTAGCTGAAATGTTACCTCCTGAAAGTGAAGAAGTTGTTCAAAACACAATTCGCTTTTGTGCAGCTTGTTACCTCAAACATCCATGCCATCAGATGAAATGGCAGCTTCGATCAACGGAAGGGTGCGATCAGCATCAGCTTCGACTGCTTTCAAAATGTCCTGGAACAGGGTGCCGAAAAAAGTTTTCTATACAGTCTATTTTGACAAATGATTTTTGTGAGAAGTGTGGGATGCCTTACAAGCGAATGGTTAAGTACCAGAAGGCATATTAG
- a CDS encoding KGK domain-containing protein: MSEELPVDAVIAVNDDVPMHERFFTNEWFLEKIRSSCDYRISSASPIGERLLAEGIPCKVLEPGQFWETGYIQVRVEFVPDELPQASSEQ; the protein is encoded by the coding sequence ATGTCAGAAGAATTGCCAGTAGATGCAGTAATCGCAGTGAACGATGATGTTCCAATGCACGAGCGGTTCTTTACCAACGAGTGGTTTCTAGAAAAAATCCGTAGTAGTTGTGATTACAGAATTTCGTCAGCCAGCCCCATAGGCGAGCGTCTTCTTGCGGAAGGAATACCATGCAAAGTGCTTGAACCAGGCCAATTTTGGGAAACAGGGTATATCCAGGTACGGGTTGAGTTTGTGCCGGATGAGTTACCTCAGGCATCGAGCGAACAGTAA